In Deinococcus sedimenti, a single genomic region encodes these proteins:
- the pilO gene encoding type 4a pilus biogenesis protein PilO: protein MSIKLTPRNLFFVVLAACLLVAALWYTLRFQSRQQEISLLQGDLETAQTRVAVLRSNAQQLPALREEVAKLKVQQDEFLAALPQTANYYRILDEIRLNAAAAGASMSSFNVASGNVTGLPGGVRPINLNVNVSGTFGELFQLLRSVETMSRFTNVNNISLQLPEASSFDPDLEGTLALTVYTFDPTQASAPAAGATPAAPDAAPAAPAPAGGTQ, encoded by the coding sequence GTGTCGATTAAGCTCACTCCCCGCAACCTGTTCTTCGTGGTCCTGGCCGCCTGCCTGCTGGTGGCCGCCCTGTGGTACACCCTGCGGTTCCAGTCGCGGCAGCAGGAGATCAGTCTGCTTCAGGGTGACCTGGAAACGGCGCAGACCCGCGTCGCTGTCCTGCGCAGCAACGCCCAGCAGCTGCCCGCCCTGCGCGAGGAGGTGGCCAAGCTGAAGGTGCAGCAGGACGAGTTCCTGGCCGCGCTGCCTCAGACGGCGAACTACTACCGCATCCTGGATGAGATCCGCCTCAACGCAGCCGCCGCAGGCGCGAGCATGTCCTCGTTCAACGTCGCGAGCGGCAACGTCACCGGTCTGCCCGGCGGTGTCCGCCCCATCAATCTGAACGTCAACGTCTCCGGCACGTTCGGCGAACTGTTCCAGCTGCTGCGCTCGGTCGAAACCATGAGCCGCTTCACCAACGTGAACAACATCAGCCTTCAACTGCCCGAAGCGTCCAGTTTTGATCCGGATCTGGAAGGCACCCTGGCCCTGACCGTGTATACCTTTGATCCCACGCAGGCCAGCGCGCCCGCAGCTGGCGCGACGCCGGCCGCTCCGGACGCCGCGCCGGCCGCGCCCGCCCCGGCAGGAGGCACCCAGTGA
- a CDS encoding fimbrial assembly protein, with product MVEVNLLPQQYRKQNEPTLWQPAAIGVAVLTALILIGVEVATATKVGNIRKELDSVNGEIAALTPADQEYRQLTQEKTQLQQITAIAGQLRDAKTYWTNDLATFTAQLPSGGGVALKSMTIRPLDAANLATQQQNGVYTGKNVTREIELSGSASSQQAVVNFLRTFESNPNFGVNFRSLQSEGDTGQYTFSASVGIVNGSAATPTTPAGTTPAAPAAPGAPVSVKEGGRVD from the coding sequence GTGGTTGAAGTCAACCTGCTGCCCCAGCAGTACCGCAAACAGAACGAACCGACCCTGTGGCAACCCGCCGCGATCGGCGTGGCGGTCCTGACCGCACTGATCCTGATCGGCGTCGAGGTGGCCACCGCCACGAAGGTCGGCAACATCCGCAAGGAGCTCGACAGCGTCAACGGCGAGATCGCTGCCCTGACCCCGGCCGATCAGGAGTACCGTCAGCTGACGCAGGAGAAGACCCAGCTGCAGCAGATCACGGCCATCGCCGGGCAGCTGCGCGACGCCAAGACGTACTGGACCAACGACCTGGCCACCTTCACCGCCCAGCTGCCCAGCGGCGGCGGAGTGGCCCTCAAGAGCATGACCATCCGCCCGCTGGACGCCGCCAACCTCGCAACTCAGCAGCAGAACGGTGTGTACACTGGCAAGAACGTGACCCGTGAAATTGAACTGAGCGGCTCTGCGAGCAGTCAGCAGGCCGTCGTGAACTTCCTGCGGACCTTCGAGAGCAATCCGAACTTCGGCGTGAACTTCCGCAGCCTGCAGAGTGAAGGGGACACTGGACAGTACACCTTCAGTGCCTCGGTGGGCATCGTGAACGGCTCCGCCGCGACCCCCACCACGCCGGCCGGAACCACGCCGGCCGCGCCCGCTGCACCCGGAGCACCGGTGAGCGTGAAGGAGGGCGGACGTGTCGATTAA
- the pilM gene encoding type IV pilus assembly protein PilM: MSSFLNRLLSPRPNALGVEIGTSAIKVVALRPGAPPSLQHAVMVPTPIGSMRDGLVVEPQAVATELKNLLAEHRITNRFAVTSVPNQVAVTRNIMVPKMDRKDLQEAIKWEAERYIPYPIDDVSLDFDLLDDPANVPDDGQMEVVIAAAPTEAVARQVEVLRLAGLEPSIVDLKSFAALRALRGNLLGEHLTKSTLTGSNYTEAGEVALVMEIGASSSVINLVRGDRVLMARNINVSADDFTTALQKAFDLDFSAAEEVKLGYATATTPTEDEEDLLNFDMSREQYSPARVFEVVRPVLGDLITEIRRSLEFYRVQSGDVVIDRTFLAGGGAKLRGLAAAISDALGFRVEVASPWLTVQTDQANVDTGYLQANAPEFTVPLGLALRGVTSRG; encoded by the coding sequence ATGTCGAGTTTCCTGAACCGCTTACTCAGTCCGCGCCCGAATGCCCTGGGCGTGGAAATAGGCACGAGTGCCATCAAGGTCGTTGCCCTACGCCCCGGCGCGCCGCCGTCCCTCCAGCACGCCGTGATGGTGCCCACGCCCATCGGTAGCATGCGGGACGGGCTGGTCGTCGAGCCGCAGGCGGTCGCCACCGAACTCAAGAACCTGCTGGCCGAGCACCGCATCACGAACCGCTTCGCCGTCACCTCGGTCCCGAACCAGGTGGCGGTCACGCGGAACATCATGGTGCCCAAGATGGACCGCAAGGACCTGCAGGAGGCCATCAAGTGGGAGGCCGAGCGGTACATCCCCTACCCCATCGACGACGTCAGCCTGGACTTCGACCTGCTCGACGATCCGGCCAACGTCCCGGACGACGGGCAGATGGAGGTCGTGATCGCGGCGGCCCCCACCGAGGCCGTCGCGCGTCAGGTCGAGGTGCTGCGCCTGGCGGGCCTGGAGCCCAGCATCGTGGACCTCAAATCCTTCGCGGCCCTGCGCGCCCTGCGCGGTAACCTGCTGGGCGAGCACCTGACCAAGAGCACCCTGACCGGCAGCAACTACACCGAGGCCGGCGAGGTCGCCCTGGTCATGGAGATCGGCGCGAGCAGCTCGGTCATCAACCTCGTGCGCGGCGACCGCGTCCTGATGGCCCGCAACATCAACGTCTCTGCCGACGACTTCACGACCGCGCTTCAGAAGGCGTTCGACCTGGACTTCAGCGCCGCCGAGGAAGTCAAGCTCGGCTACGCGACGGCCACGACCCCCACCGAGGACGAGGAGGACCTGCTGAACTTCGACATGTCCAGAGAGCAGTACTCCCCGGCCCGCGTGTTCGAGGTCGTGCGCCCCGTGCTGGGCGACCTGATCACCGAGATCCGCCGCAGCCTGGAGTTTTACCGCGTCCAGAGTGGCGACGTCGTCATCGACCGGACGTTCCTGGCCGGGGGCGGCGCGAAACTGCGCGGTCTGGCCGCCGCGATCAGCGACGCACTGGGCTTCCGCGTGGAGGTCGCCAGCCCCTGGCTGACCGTTCAGACCGATCAGGCCAACGTGGACACCGGCTACCTGCAGGCCAACGCGCCGGAATTCACGGTGCCGCTGGGCCTGGCGCTGCGGGGGGTGACCAGCCGTGGTTGA
- the murF gene encoding UDP-N-acetylmuramoyl-tripeptide--D-alanyl-D-alanine ligase translates to MLDPHLPLPFQATVHPEARAARRLTWDSREASPDVAFVALPGERMHGNAFVEQALAAGAPFVLTDLDVPRAVRVPEAQAALFAWARAERAYAPLVVGVTGSAGKTTAKSYVAAALDALFMPVFNTMPAIACFLIEFGRSGRPLVVEMGIDRVGEMAELVDLVRPDVGVVTTIGPAHLEQLGSIEGIAREKGVILMDGPGQAVRGLVGEQASAYYPGVDSYGFGTVTHAGQNLTVSPQGASFTFEGVPVVLPLAARVQAEAAVLALTLARDAQLDLSEAAGRLAAVSVPGGRYRVHPGRFTVIDDAYNASPVAVRAALDALHGWGQPGGQGRRISVLGRMLELGPTERALHAEVGAYARERADLTFGVGAFAAELGERAVATVPELLSALLAEVRDGDVVLVKASRGISWTPERRAQEGVGLDVVVQALLERAGSLDDRPGT, encoded by the coding sequence ATGCTGGACCCGCATCTGCCCCTGCCGTTTCAGGCCACTGTTCACCCGGAGGCCCGCGCGGCGCGGCGCCTGACCTGGGATTCACGCGAGGCGTCGCCCGACGTGGCGTTCGTGGCGCTGCCCGGCGAGCGGATGCACGGGAATGCGTTCGTGGAGCAGGCGCTGGCGGCGGGGGCGCCGTTCGTCCTGACGGATCTGGACGTGCCGCGCGCCGTGCGGGTGCCGGAGGCGCAGGCGGCGCTGTTCGCATGGGCGCGGGCGGAGCGCGCGTACGCCCCGCTGGTGGTGGGCGTCACCGGCAGCGCCGGGAAGACCACCGCGAAAAGTTACGTGGCGGCCGCGCTGGACGCGCTGTTCATGCCGGTGTTCAACACCATGCCCGCCATTGCCTGTTTCCTGATCGAGTTCGGTCGGTCGGGCCGGCCGCTGGTGGTCGAGATGGGCATCGACCGGGTCGGGGAGATGGCTGAACTGGTGGATCTGGTCCGCCCGGACGTGGGCGTCGTCACGACCATCGGCCCGGCGCACCTGGAGCAGCTGGGCAGTATCGAGGGCATCGCGCGGGAGAAGGGCGTGATCCTGATGGACGGGCCGGGGCAGGCTGTGCGGGGTCTGGTCGGCGAGCAGGCCTCGGCCTACTACCCGGGCGTGGACAGCTACGGCTTCGGGACCGTGACGCACGCCGGGCAGAACCTGACGGTGTCGCCGCAGGGCGCGTCGTTCACGTTCGAGGGGGTGCCGGTGGTGCTGCCGCTGGCCGCTCGGGTGCAGGCCGAGGCGGCGGTGCTGGCCCTCACGCTGGCGCGGGACGCGCAGCTGGACCTCTCAGAGGCGGCCGGGAGGCTCGCGGCGGTCAGCGTGCCCGGCGGCCGGTACCGGGTGCACCCGGGGCGCTTCACGGTGATTGACGACGCGTACAACGCCTCGCCCGTGGCGGTACGCGCGGCGCTGGACGCCCTGCACGGGTGGGGGCAGCCGGGCGGGCAGGGGCGGCGCATCAGCGTGCTGGGCCGCATGCTGGAACTCGGCCCGACCGAGCGGGCCCTGCATGCCGAGGTGGGCGCGTACGCCCGGGAACGCGCGGACCTGACGTTCGGGGTGGGGGCCTTCGCCGCCGAGCTGGGCGAACGGGCGGTCGCGACCGTACCGGAGCTGCTGTCGGCGCTGCTGGCCGAGGTCCGGGACGGGGACGTCGTTCTGGTGAAGGCCAGTCGCGGGATCAGCTGGACGCCCGAGCGGCGCGCGCAGGAGGGGGTGGGTCTGGACGTGGTCGTGCAGGCTCTCCTGGAACGGGCCGGCAGCCTGGACGACCGCCCAGGCACCTGA
- a CDS encoding bifunctional metallophosphatase/5'-nucleotidase: MPVLLLTVALGLTACTTGPLTPVPANVTILGLNDFHGNLAQSDFTPVDGKTIKAGGIEAIAAEISDARKTNPNTIFVGGGDLIGASPINSGLLRDEPAVYALNSMGMKVSALGNHEFDQGLDELLRMQNGGCNSNDAAKACQYEPTYTGATFKWIGANVTYNAASGKTGMPFAPYIIQDINGLKIAFVGAVTKTTPGIVSPDGVKMLNFTDEAAAVNRYIPEIKAKKPDAIIMLIHEGGDIVRKDAAGNDINKDVNYSTVGCKVLDEKTPIVDIAKRVDPAVSAIISGHSHQGYNCLVPDPTGKDRIVIQGEQYGHLLQRLDLVVDKANHRVMEVKAANLVVNYDARKANGTLDASMTTILNKANAKVTAISSVQIATLGDQQIRRGYTNGAEDRKIESALGDVIADALLYATKDQGAQIGLMNPGGIRKDLPGTVNPGNAVTFGDVFAVHPFGNTTTVVTLTGQQIKDLLEQQWSGGNATANKLLQVSEGFSYKYTLSNPDGQRVNIADITLNGTPISATATYRVATNNFLAGGGDNFSVFKSATNVTQLPGLSDTDVLSKYLKAFGPSLKNVVKGRIIKL, encoded by the coding sequence ATGCCTGTTCTCCTGCTGACCGTTGCGCTGGGCCTGACCGCCTGCACCACCGGTCCCCTCACCCCGGTCCCCGCCAACGTCACCATCCTGGGTCTGAACGACTTCCACGGCAACCTCGCCCAGAGCGACTTCACCCCTGTCGACGGAAAGACGATCAAAGCCGGTGGTATTGAAGCCATCGCCGCCGAAATCAGCGACGCCCGCAAAACCAACCCGAACACCATCTTCGTGGGCGGCGGCGACCTGATCGGTGCAAGCCCCATCAACAGTGGCCTGCTGCGCGACGAACCCGCCGTGTACGCCCTGAACAGCATGGGCATGAAAGTCAGCGCGCTCGGCAACCACGAGTTCGACCAGGGCCTCGACGAACTGCTGCGTATGCAGAACGGTGGATGCAACAGCAACGACGCCGCCAAAGCCTGCCAGTACGAACCCACCTACACCGGCGCGACCTTCAAGTGGATCGGCGCCAACGTCACGTACAACGCTGCCTCCGGCAAGACCGGAATGCCCTTCGCGCCCTACATCATCCAGGACATCAACGGCCTGAAGATCGCCTTCGTGGGCGCCGTCACCAAAACCACGCCCGGCATCGTGTCCCCCGACGGCGTGAAGATGCTGAACTTCACCGACGAAGCGGCCGCCGTGAACAGGTACATCCCCGAGATCAAGGCCAAGAAACCCGACGCGATCATCATGCTGATCCACGAGGGCGGCGACATTGTGCGGAAAGACGCCGCAGGTAACGACATCAACAAAGACGTGAATTACAGCACCGTTGGGTGCAAGGTCCTGGATGAGAAGACGCCCATTGTCGACATCGCCAAGCGCGTCGACCCGGCCGTCAGCGCCATCATCAGCGGCCACAGCCACCAGGGCTATAACTGCCTGGTGCCCGACCCCACCGGCAAGGACCGCATCGTCATCCAGGGTGAACAGTACGGTCACCTGCTCCAGCGGCTCGACCTGGTGGTCGACAAGGCCAACCACCGCGTGATGGAAGTCAAGGCGGCGAACCTCGTCGTGAACTACGACGCCCGCAAGGCCAACGGCACGCTGGACGCCAGCATGACCACCATCCTGAACAAGGCGAACGCGAAGGTGACCGCGATCAGCAGCGTGCAGATCGCCACGCTGGGCGATCAGCAGATCCGCCGCGGCTACACCAACGGCGCCGAGGACCGGAAGATCGAATCCGCGCTCGGCGACGTCATTGCCGACGCCCTGCTGTACGCCACGAAGGACCAGGGCGCCCAGATCGGCCTGATGAACCCCGGCGGCATCCGCAAGGACCTGCCCGGCACCGTCAACCCCGGCAACGCCGTGACCTTCGGTGACGTGTTCGCCGTGCACCCCTTCGGCAACACCACCACGGTCGTGACCCTGACCGGCCAGCAGATCAAGGACCTGCTGGAGCAGCAGTGGAGCGGCGGGAACGCGACCGCCAACAAGCTGCTCCAGGTGTCTGAAGGCTTCAGCTACAAGTACACGCTGAGCAACCCCGACGGTCAGCGCGTGAACATCGCCGACATCACCCTGAACGGCACGCCCATCAGCGCGACCGCCACCTACCGCGTCGCCACGAACAACTTCCTGGCGGGCGGCGGCGACAACTTCAGCGTGTTCAAGAGCGCCACGAACGTCACCCAGCTGCCCGGCCTGAGCGACACCGACGTCCTCAGCAAGTACCTGAAGGCGTTCGGCCCCAGCCTGAAGAACGTCGTCAAGGGCCGCATCATCAAGCTCTGA
- a CDS encoding acetamidase/formamidase family protein, with amino-acid sequence MTRHHLTLDALHTVWDHALPPALTVASGDTVTLDTLDASGGGVARRVASGDLSAPEDLRALILADARDPLSGPRGHPLTGPVYVDGAQPGDALRIEILEVRTAAWGWTGCRPDGIGLLDAALAAEGLRPHTHLWDLRAGTHADFRPGIRVPLAPFPGVIGVAPGTPGPHPTAPPRHVGGNMDVRQLVAGSTLWLPVEVSGALLSAGDLHAAQGDGEVSGTGIETGGQLTLRVHVEKDAGITTPEFTTLTGGGHSRQWHATTGHHPDLMEAARIALRAGLRRLQARGLSLEDAYVLASACVDLKISQIVDAPHYTVSAFLPLDIFLEG; translated from the coding sequence GTGACCCGCCACCACCTGACTCTGGACGCCCTGCACACCGTCTGGGACCACGCCCTTCCTCCCGCCCTGACCGTCGCCAGCGGGGACACCGTCACGCTGGATACCCTGGACGCCTCCGGCGGCGGCGTGGCCCGCCGTGTCGCGAGCGGCGATCTGAGCGCCCCGGAGGACCTGCGCGCCCTGATCCTCGCGGACGCCCGCGACCCCCTGAGCGGCCCGCGCGGGCATCCTCTGACCGGCCCGGTGTACGTGGACGGCGCGCAGCCCGGCGACGCCCTGCGCATCGAGATTCTCGAGGTCCGCACCGCCGCGTGGGGCTGGACCGGCTGCCGCCCGGACGGCATCGGCCTGCTCGACGCCGCCCTGGCCGCCGAGGGCCTGCGCCCTCACACGCACCTGTGGGACCTGCGCGCCGGAACGCACGCGGATTTCAGGCCCGGCATCCGCGTGCCCCTCGCACCGTTCCCCGGCGTGATCGGCGTCGCGCCCGGCACTCCGGGACCTCACCCCACCGCGCCGCCCCGGCACGTCGGCGGGAACATGGACGTCCGGCAGCTCGTGGCGGGCAGCACCCTGTGGCTCCCGGTCGAGGTGTCCGGCGCGCTGCTGTCCGCCGGGGACCTGCACGCTGCGCAGGGCGACGGCGAGGTGAGCGGCACCGGCATCGAAACCGGCGGCCAGCTGACCCTGCGCGTCCACGTCGAGAAGGACGCCGGGATCACCACCCCGGAATTCACCACGCTCACCGGCGGCGGCCACAGCCGCCAGTGGCACGCCACCACTGGCCACCACCCCGACCTGATGGAAGCCGCCCGCATCGCCCTGCGCGCTGGCCTGCGCCGCCTGCAAGCGCGGGGCCTGAGCCTGGAAGACGCCTACGTTCTCGCCAGCGCCTGCGTGGACCTGAAGATCAGCCAGATCGTGGACGCCCCCCACTACACCGTCAGCGCGTTCCTGCCCCTGGACATCTTCTTGGAGGGCTGA
- a CDS encoding amidohydrolase family protein, with protein sequence MPTFTLPDLPDLSPSTPVLWRGRVWTGVQDTPLDDGAVLTRAGRIEAVGPAARLTIPEDAVTVQTAGTILPGLIDPHVHARPGYLPWFVAAGVTTVRDACNSLEMVAALLNPAGLAPRVLPSGPLLDGPDAFFRQFGPGAVHEPGDGQERSAGALIVRTPAQAERAVAFLAGQGVTHLKLYEALAPDVYAAATRAAARLNLPVMTDLGMLTTRGRAAQVDARQALALGVRSIEHASGFALAAARAGFDPAGALPTDLLDELAALTVQAGTALVPTLSVFAPLATDTPLDQCDLPLAAQGGPLRESLDAQWHAVHAGTRPIRALAEADGRLAAQLAVRVARLGGQVGAGTDTPAGAFTLPGGSLHAELERLVQTGLTPAQALRAATGSAADILGRPDLGRVQPGAVADLLVVAGDPTTDVRATRDVRLVVQGGRPLTPAALRGALGA encoded by the coding sequence ATGCCCACCTTCACCCTGCCGGACCTGCCCGACCTCTCCCCCAGCACGCCGGTCCTGTGGCGGGGCCGCGTGTGGACCGGCGTGCAGGACACCCCGCTAGACGACGGCGCGGTCCTCACCCGCGCGGGGCGGATCGAGGCAGTCGGCCCCGCCGCACGGCTGACCATTCCGGAGGACGCCGTGACCGTGCAGACGGCGGGCACGATCCTGCCGGGACTGATCGACCCGCATGTGCACGCCCGGCCGGGGTACCTGCCGTGGTTCGTGGCGGCGGGCGTGACGACCGTGCGGGACGCCTGCAACTCGCTGGAGATGGTCGCGGCGCTGCTGAACCCGGCGGGGCTCGCGCCGCGCGTGCTGCCCTCGGGGCCACTGCTGGACGGTCCGGACGCCTTCTTCCGCCAGTTCGGGCCCGGCGCGGTGCATGAACCGGGCGACGGGCAGGAGCGTAGTGCCGGGGCGCTGATCGTCCGCACGCCCGCGCAGGCGGAACGCGCCGTGGCATTCCTGGCCGGTCAGGGCGTGACGCACCTCAAGCTGTACGAGGCGCTGGCACCGGACGTCTACGCGGCGGCCACGCGCGCCGCCGCCCGGCTGAACCTGCCGGTCATGACCGACCTGGGCATGCTCACCACGCGCGGACGCGCGGCGCAGGTGGACGCCCGGCAGGCCCTGGCGCTGGGCGTGCGGTCCATCGAGCATGCCAGCGGGTTCGCCCTGGCTGCGGCCCGCGCGGGCTTTGACCCGGCGGGCGCACTACCCACGGACCTACTCGATGAACTGGCCGCGTTGACCGTGCAGGCGGGAACGGCCCTCGTGCCGACGCTGAGCGTGTTCGCGCCGCTGGCGACGGACACCCCACTGGATCAGTGTGACCTGCCGCTCGCCGCTCAGGGTGGGCCTCTGCGCGAGAGCCTGGACGCCCAGTGGCACGCCGTGCACGCGGGCACCCGACCCATCCGCGCGCTGGCAGAGGCAGACGGGCGACTGGCCGCGCAGCTCGCCGTGCGGGTCGCCCGGCTGGGCGGGCAGGTCGGGGCGGGCACCGACACCCCGGCGGGCGCGTTCACCCTGCCCGGCGGGAGCCTGCACGCGGAACTGGAGCGGCTGGTGCAGACGGGCCTCACCCCGGCGCAGGCCCTGCGTGCCGCGACGGGATCGGCGGCCGACATCCTGGGCCGCCCCGATCTGGGCCGCGTGCAGCCCGGCGCGGTCGCGGACCTGCTGGTCGTGGCGGGCGATCCCACGACCGACGTCCGCGCCACCCGTGACGTCCGGCTGGTCGTGCAGGGCGGTCGGCCCCTGACCCCGGCGGCCCTGCGCGGCGCGCTGGGGGCGTGA